ctacgataaagaAACACCTAAAATCATTcgtaaatttaaagttgaaaatttaaattctagtataaacataagtaaaaaaaaagatgatgtgaGAATGCGCAAGTTTGcttaatggtttttttttgaagttttggcgattgttaatttgtttatagTATAcagatgttttttaaaaaaactgcgACTGTTTCTTGCCTACGTCAAAACAACATATTCTCATTTACTTACGATATTGATTTGGATGATCAGGATGCATTCATTTAATTGTGGTCAAACCAGCTCGAGCTATCCCACATCAATGTGGCTAGTATTCAACACTGTCATAGTGTTTGGTACTGTTTGGATGTCATGCCATGTGAGTTGGATCAACCGAAACAAAACCCATAAAAGCACGGAACTATCTGGACTTCTGGAGCAGCTCTTGGCACGATCAAATGGTTATTACTAGTCTCCAAATGGTCATTACTACTAAGTCTATGTACTACAAGTGAACATCGCTGTCCCAGACTATTACCAATATACCAATCTGTTGTCTGACGCCCATGATTAACCGTAACAACTGGTACACAGCAGCCTACGATAGGCTACGGCTAAGCAAGCTCTGAAACGACATGAACAGATCCTTGTTTTCTGAACCGAAGATCTCGTCAGCTTTCTGTAGAGTCTCCTGCAACACAGCAATACGCACGGGGTGTCAGTGATTCAAGAAACCCGTTTTATCTGAAACCTGAACGCAGAAGAAAAACTGAAGGTGAGAGTTGCAAAATCCCAACCTCTCGGGATTGCCTGTGAGCGTTTAGCTCCTTGATGTTGGCAAGAAAAGCCGCGAACTGTTCGTAGGAGAGACGACTCCTGGGAGAAACACAGAAAGGACAGAAACAGAATTCATCATGATGTGTGTGCAGGTCAGGATGAAATGAAGAAACAAGTTAGATGCAACAGAATGGTGACTAGCTTACCTTGCCTGACGAAAGAACTCCTTACCATCAACTCTTGTTGTGCGCCCTGAAACAGAATTCAGAACCACTTATCAATGGCTTATTATACGTGGTGCCGGAACCAGAAATTTTCTAAACCTGGCTCAACAGCTTAGTATAAATCTTTTGGacaaatatttactaaaatttagtatttttctaatgcatttttttcagCCAAACGTGAGGATCAAGCCCAAGCTGACCTACATCTCTACTCCTGCCCATTTAAATCAGTGTAAGGCAAATGATCACGGTTCGCTGGAACAGAAGGAAAATGGAAGCAGGTGAACTCGAAGCAAGAGGAGGAACCTGAGATCGAGTGGCCACGAGGTGGCGAGTTGGCTGCAGAGGACATCTTGCTCGAGGGCAGCCATGGTTGCATGGCCATGTGGCCTTCTAACCGAGGCGAAGTGGCGCTGGCCGCCGCCAGCTTCGGCGACACGGCGGTGGAATATCTTCGAGGGGAAGTGGCGGCAGATCTTGTCTTGGCCGCCGGATCAGACGTGAGCCGTGGAGCGATGTGGGTGACCGCGAGTTTCTGCTCGAACGGTCTCGCCACTGTTTGTTGTTGGGGGAGCAGGAACACGATCGAGCAACAAAAACCCCAGCCGATCAAATCATATCAGTATCAACTTGAAAAAAGATATATGGATTGATGTGTGGTATTTGTGAGCTCTGACCATACCttcctggtttacactttcgATTCCGGTAGATCCATCAGCAAGTGAGGATACAGGATGATGATGGCCGTGTGTCACTCCATCTTCAGAAAATGTTGCAGAGGTGCATCTCATATGAACAGTGTGCATGCAAAAGCAATGCAGCTGCAACTAGAGAAATGGGAATCAACATttttcaagagaaaaaaaggtacCTTTCCAAGAATTCGCTTTCGCTACTGATTGCTCGCAGGTTCTGATGTCCACTGTCTCCTGAATCTGTTCGTCGAGACCCACAAAAAAGATTACGACTACTAACAGTAACGCCCACTACATATGATCTATACGGTTCTTGGTTGATGAGGAATGCAGAGAGGACTGAAGGGCCTCACCGGGGGATTATCATCACCCAATGACTGCATTAGGTGTCTCTTGAAGGTTTCCAGCTGAATCAAGAGACAAccataaaaaagaagaattcGTTATCTCGGTGTAAAGGCAGGGAGTGCAGTCGTGCAGAACTGCAGATGTGCAAGTGTTCATCTCAGCTCAGCCATCACCTTGGCAAGGTCCCTGGCCAGCTTCTTGGACGTGTGCGCGAGTGAGTCCCTCTCCTTGGCAAGCTTGGCCTTCGCCGGACCATGGCGAGGAGAGAACAGAGGAGCAGAGCTCAGCAAAGAGAGAGTGATCACTGATCAGCGACAGAAGAAGAAACAGCAGCCGCCCAGCTCTACGCACCGCAGGCGGTCGAGCTGAGCCGGGCTCAGGGAACGTACATTGTCGTCGAggacggcgcggaggcgggcgtCGGAGTCGCGGAGCGCCTGCTCGAGCGCGGCGGCTCTGTCGGCGAGCTCCGCGGCGAGGCGGTCCTTGTCGGCCAGCTTCtggcggaggcgcgcggccTCCAGCTCGAGGCGGGACGCCCGGGCCGCGACGGCCACCGCCGTGATCTTGCGTGCCACCTCCAGCTGCTCGTACGggtccggcggcagcgcggccgcGATGGCGTCGGGCagccccgcctccgccggcgtgGGCGCCGTCGGGGTGGGGGTCTGCGTCATCTCGGGCgcacggccgcggcggaggttGGCGAGATCCGAAGCGGGGAGCAGAAGGCTCTCGGGGCTCGGGAAGGAAGGAATGTGGAgtgggcggcgaggaggccttTTTTGGCTTTGCCGATGAGCATGTGCCATGCAGGTCGACCTCAGTTCGAAACTTCTTCCCACGGGGAACGGAACGGCTGCACGACTGAACGGAACGACTGCACGACTGCACGCCAAACTGACGGCTAGCGTACGGggactcatttttttttcatttattgcttagatttatatgtcaaaatttaaatttttaactcttaaaTTAGAGCATGATGTCACTTGTCACGAACAAAGTGTTTTAGAAGATACGCTTAGAACAACCACAACCTTTTGAGATATTTCAGCAGTCATATATTAGGATACCATTGAGACACCTCGTGTTGGCTTTATTGGAGCCTGGCGATATCTCTGTCCACCATTGCATGATATTGTGGCCCGTGGTTATCATGTCGAAGAGAGGTAATTGTGTCCATGTGTGCCACGGTGCCACCTTTGTCCATAGTACCCTAGTGAAGACGCATTCAAACAGTAAATGGTTGGTTGTCTTGTTTGCTTGGTCATAGAGAATACATGATGGACTATGGGGCCATCCTCTAATGGCTAGGTTGTCCGTCGTAAGAATTCTCTGCTCTCAAGAACTTGCACTTGTCAGTGGCGAATCTAGGATTTCAACTAAGGGTATGCCCGAGCAAAAATTATTCTATACAATTCAACTACTGCCTAGTGCTGACATCTTTTTATTGGGGAAGAAGGATACTTACGGTTTATTTACATGCACTGATcagaatttcttttatttctagcatcttttcaatatttattttttaaaataaatcatcaacaaaattattttctaaaatctatATCATTTGACCACAACATCCCACGTAGCCTAACAATATATTACTGtcaaaacataatatattatcatggtaatatttttttgccatGTCGGTTGAGATGACATGGCAAGAAAATGTGTTACTTGATCTTTATGTTGCTATATTAGCGGACTTACATGTTAAAATGGTgtagattttaaaaataacttttgaaATGGTGTAGATTTTCAAAACTGAGAAAGAACAAGAAGTACAGAATCATACTATTATCGGTCCTCACTTTGGTTAGACCAGTTAATAGCGGAAAAGCGACACCGACGCATCTGATCTGCCGCTGCGACTCCCGGGTGGGCCCCATGGATTGGGACGTTGATTCAAGCAGGCGCGTTGCGCGTGGGCTGCTCGCAGCTCGCCTCCGTTCTTTCTTGCCTTCCCGCCCATCCGACGGTCTGAGAGTATATcaagtcattttttttaaatacgtaTATACGGGTATATATCATCGGATTACAGGGTATGCCAGGCACTTGCTTTCCGCTTTGGCTTTCCACACAAGCCTCAAGTGGATAATGTTGGTTGTCTCTTCGAATTGTATTTTGTATGTTGATTTTGTCATGTAGATTTCCTTACCATCCCACTTTTAGGTGTGTTTGTTAGGTCCGGACGGAGGACGACGTTGGAGATCAAGGACCACGGTCCCAAAATTTCAAGTAGCGTCTCCTCCTTCGATAGGTTGCAAAGCGTGTTGTCTC
This is a stretch of genomic DNA from Oryza brachyantha chromosome 1, ObraRS2, whole genome shotgun sequence. It encodes these proteins:
- the LOC102701228 gene encoding uncharacterized protein At4g15545-like, whose product is MTQTPTPTAPTPAEAGLPDAIAAALPPDPYEQLEVARKITAVAVAARASRLELEAARLRQKLADKDRLAAELADRAAALEQALRDSDARLRAVLDDNAKLAKERDSLAHTSKKLARDLAKLETFKRHLMQSLGDDNPPIQETVDIRTCEQSVAKANSWKDGVTHGHHHPVSSLADGSTGIESVNQEVARPFEQKLAVTHIAPRLTSDPAAKTRSAATSPRRYSTAVSPKLAAASATSPRLEGHMAMQPWLPSSKMSSAANSPPRGHSISGRTTRVDGKEFFRQARSRLSYEQFAAFLANIKELNAHRQSREETLQKADEIFGSENKDLFMSFQSLLSRSLS